In one Cottoperca gobio chromosome 12, fCotGob3.1, whole genome shotgun sequence genomic region, the following are encoded:
- the ark2ca gene encoding E3 ubiquitin-protein ligase RNF165 isoform X3 — MVLVHVGYLVLPVFGSVRNRGAHFTRHQHSHATSCRHFHLGAPQAPISAEFPLGHASQPPQTGLAAHLPPAHHPPLTALPAPPQFQDVPGPPFLPQALHQQYLIQQQLLEAQHRRILPHSRRTQERIPLNPHRLRSGYEYSAPLHVPQPMTQQQRYLAEGTDWDLSVDAGLPHHQYQLQQLPQHYQHYLASPRMHHFPRNTSSAQVVVHEIRNYPYPQLHLLALQSLNPSRHATAVRESYEELLQLEDRLGSVSRGAVQTTIERFTFPHKYKKRKPLHLKTGEEEETDVDEKCTICLSMLEDAEDVRRLPCMHLFHQGCVDQWLATSRKCPICRVDIETQLNPDS, encoded by the exons ATGGTGTTAGTACATGTTGGATATCTGGTTCTCCCCGTCTTCGGCTCAGTTAGAAATAGAG GAGCACACTTCACCAGGCATCAACACAGCCATGCTACCTCCTGCCGACACTTTCACCTGGGCGCTCCCCAGGCGCCCATCTCAGCAGAGTTCCCTCTAGGACACGCCAGCCAGCCGCCTCAGACCGGCCTGGCCGCCCACCTGCCCCCGGCACACCACCCGCCCCTCACTGCCCTGCCTGCACCCCCTCAGTTCCAGGATGTGCCGGGGCCACCATTCCTACCTCAGGCCTTACACCAGCAATACCTCATCCAGCAGCAGCTTCTTGAAGCGCAGCATCGCAGGATTCTCCCACACTCCAG AAGAACCCAGGAGCGTATTCCCCTGAACCCTCACCGACTGCGCTCAGGCTACGAGTACTCGGCCCCCCTCCACGTCCCCCAGCCGATGACCCAGCAGCAGCGCTACCTGGCCGAAGGCACCGACTG ggaTCTCAGCGTTGATGCCGGCCTCCCGCATCACCAGTACCAGCTCCAGCAGCTTCCACAGCACTATCAGCATTACCTGGCCTCCCCTCGAATGCACCACTTCCCCAGGAACACATCCTCTGCACAAGTG GTTGTGCATGAAATCAGAAACTACCCGTACCCCCAGCTGCACCTGCTGGCCCTGCAGAGTCTGAATCCTTCGAGGCACGCCACCGCTGTGCGAGAAAGTTATGAG GAGCTGTTGCAGCTGGAGGACCGGCTGGGGAGTGTCAGCAGAGGAGCTGTTCAGACGACCATAGAGAGATTCACCTTCCCACACAAATACAAGAAG AGAAAGCCCCTGCACCTGAAGaccggggaggaggaggaaacagacGTGGATGAGAAGTGCACCATCTGTTTGTCCATGCTGGAGGACGCAGAAGACGTCAG gAGATTGCCCTGCATGCACCTCTTCCACCAGGGCTGCGTGGACCAATGGCTGGCCACCAGCAGGAAGTGTCCGATCTGCCGAGTTGACATCGAAACACAGCTGAACCCTGACAGCTGA
- the ark2ca gene encoding E3 ubiquitin-protein ligase RNF165 isoform X1: MCELFCASCSVSLCGVCLEESDPRLPSDHLPLFPVGAHFTRHQHSHATSCRHFHLGAPQAPISAEFPLGHASQPPQTGLAAHLPPAHHPPLTALPAPPQFQDVPGPPFLPQALHQQYLIQQQLLEAQHRRILPHSRRTQERIPLNPHRLRSGYEYSAPLHVPQPMTQQQRYLAEGTDWDLSVDAGLPHHQYQLQQLPQHYQHYLASPRMHHFPRNTSSAQVVVHEIRNYPYPQLHLLALQSLNPSRHATAVRESYEELLQLEDRLGSVSRGAVQTTIERFTFPHKYKKRKPLHLKTGEEEETDVDEKCTICLSMLEDAEDVRRLPCMHLFHQGCVDQWLATSRKCPICRVDIETQLNPDS; this comes from the exons atgtgtgagttGTTCTGTGCGTCTTgtagtgtgtctctgtgtggtgtcTGTCTGGAGGAAAGTGATCCACGGCTCCCTTCTGATCACTTGCCTTTATTTCCCGTAGGAGCACACTTCACCAGGCATCAACACAGCCATGCTACCTCCTGCCGACACTTTCACCTGGGCGCTCCCCAGGCGCCCATCTCAGCAGAGTTCCCTCTAGGACACGCCAGCCAGCCGCCTCAGACCGGCCTGGCCGCCCACCTGCCCCCGGCACACCACCCGCCCCTCACTGCCCTGCCTGCACCCCCTCAGTTCCAGGATGTGCCGGGGCCACCATTCCTACCTCAGGCCTTACACCAGCAATACCTCATCCAGCAGCAGCTTCTTGAAGCGCAGCATCGCAGGATTCTCCCACACTCCAG AAGAACCCAGGAGCGTATTCCCCTGAACCCTCACCGACTGCGCTCAGGCTACGAGTACTCGGCCCCCCTCCACGTCCCCCAGCCGATGACCCAGCAGCAGCGCTACCTGGCCGAAGGCACCGACTG ggaTCTCAGCGTTGATGCCGGCCTCCCGCATCACCAGTACCAGCTCCAGCAGCTTCCACAGCACTATCAGCATTACCTGGCCTCCCCTCGAATGCACCACTTCCCCAGGAACACATCCTCTGCACAAGTG GTTGTGCATGAAATCAGAAACTACCCGTACCCCCAGCTGCACCTGCTGGCCCTGCAGAGTCTGAATCCTTCGAGGCACGCCACCGCTGTGCGAGAAAGTTATGAG GAGCTGTTGCAGCTGGAGGACCGGCTGGGGAGTGTCAGCAGAGGAGCTGTTCAGACGACCATAGAGAGATTCACCTTCCCACACAAATACAAGAAG AGAAAGCCCCTGCACCTGAAGaccggggaggaggaggaaacagacGTGGATGAGAAGTGCACCATCTGTTTGTCCATGCTGGAGGACGCAGAAGACGTCAG gAGATTGCCCTGCATGCACCTCTTCCACCAGGGCTGCGTGGACCAATGGCTGGCCACCAGCAGGAAGTGTCCGATCTGCCGAGTTGACATCGAAACACAGCTGAACCCTGACAGCTGA
- the ark2ca gene encoding E3 ubiquitin-protein ligase RNF165 isoform X2: MCELFCASCSVSLCGVCLEESDPRLPSDHLPLFPVGAHFTRHQHSHATSCRHFHLGAPQAPISAEFPLGHASQPPQTGLAAHLPPAHHPPLTALPAPPQFQDVPGPPFLPQALHQQYLIQQQLLEAQHRRILPHSRRTQERIPLNPHRLRSGYEYSAPLHVPQPMTQQQRYLAEGTDWDLSVDAGLPHHQYQLQQLPQHYQHYLASPRMHHFPRNTSSAQVVVHEIRNYPYPQLHLLALQSLNPSRHATAVRESYELLQLEDRLGSVSRGAVQTTIERFTFPHKYKKRKPLHLKTGEEEETDVDEKCTICLSMLEDAEDVRRLPCMHLFHQGCVDQWLATSRKCPICRVDIETQLNPDS; this comes from the exons atgtgtgagttGTTCTGTGCGTCTTgtagtgtgtctctgtgtggtgtcTGTCTGGAGGAAAGTGATCCACGGCTCCCTTCTGATCACTTGCCTTTATTTCCCGTAGGAGCACACTTCACCAGGCATCAACACAGCCATGCTACCTCCTGCCGACACTTTCACCTGGGCGCTCCCCAGGCGCCCATCTCAGCAGAGTTCCCTCTAGGACACGCCAGCCAGCCGCCTCAGACCGGCCTGGCCGCCCACCTGCCCCCGGCACACCACCCGCCCCTCACTGCCCTGCCTGCACCCCCTCAGTTCCAGGATGTGCCGGGGCCACCATTCCTACCTCAGGCCTTACACCAGCAATACCTCATCCAGCAGCAGCTTCTTGAAGCGCAGCATCGCAGGATTCTCCCACACTCCAG AAGAACCCAGGAGCGTATTCCCCTGAACCCTCACCGACTGCGCTCAGGCTACGAGTACTCGGCCCCCCTCCACGTCCCCCAGCCGATGACCCAGCAGCAGCGCTACCTGGCCGAAGGCACCGACTG ggaTCTCAGCGTTGATGCCGGCCTCCCGCATCACCAGTACCAGCTCCAGCAGCTTCCACAGCACTATCAGCATTACCTGGCCTCCCCTCGAATGCACCACTTCCCCAGGAACACATCCTCTGCACAAGTG GTTGTGCATGAAATCAGAAACTACCCGTACCCCCAGCTGCACCTGCTGGCCCTGCAGAGTCTGAATCCTTCGAGGCACGCCACCGCTGTGCGAGAAAGTTATGAG CTGTTGCAGCTGGAGGACCGGCTGGGGAGTGTCAGCAGAGGAGCTGTTCAGACGACCATAGAGAGATTCACCTTCCCACACAAATACAAGAAG AGAAAGCCCCTGCACCTGAAGaccggggaggaggaggaaacagacGTGGATGAGAAGTGCACCATCTGTTTGTCCATGCTGGAGGACGCAGAAGACGTCAG gAGATTGCCCTGCATGCACCTCTTCCACCAGGGCTGCGTGGACCAATGGCTGGCCACCAGCAGGAAGTGTCCGATCTGCCGAGTTGACATCGAAACACAGCTGAACCCTGACAGCTGA